AGTTGCAACACATGGTAAGAGCAATGACAAATGCTCTTTGCAGTAAATGCTAATTCATATGTGAGAAAGCAATTAAGCAAGTGTCTCACCAACAAACAGAAGCTATTAAGCTGTTAATAGTAAATATAAAActtcataataataaaatcccAACCATTTCAGTATCAAAGAAAGCTAGACTGCATCAAGAAGGAAATCCACATGAACATTTATATCCTTAAACAGTTTACAAACTCTCTCAATGTGGCAAACAGAAAGCAAAATTTCGATTGGTCTTcacaaaaattaagaatttcacAGATACAGGACAAGCTTTTCTTGTTATTGACAAGAGAGTGAGCGAAACATGAATATCATATAAACAGAACAAATCCATTTTGATCAGAAGGCAGAATGTTCTCATCAGTTGCATTGCCGAGTACAATCGACTTGAATATCTTTTGCAGATTTATAATATTCCGATGATCAATCAATTAACATTACCAACAAAGTCATCCAAATTGGGATTAAACCAATTCGGCCGTCTAAGTCACGAGCACCCTAATTTATGGACAACGAACAATTGGACCAAAACAATATTCAGATGAAAATTGACTACGAAACTCAACCTTTGAGGATGTGGGCCTGAAGAAGTGTCGGGTCGAGCTGTAGCGCCCTATCACAGTCCTTAACTACATGCTTGTGCAGCTCCAATTGACTATAGCAGAACGCTCTGTTGCTGAGATATTGAACAAAAAACGAAGTCACTGGGCCAAGTCAAATCGATTAATTCCAGCTCAAATCGTTTGAGCTTGGCGTTGAAGATCCCGGAAATGACGACAAATCGATCATGCGGATAAACATTGAGCAGGTAAGTACCAGATGTCTTGAATGGAGGAGGAGTGAGCAAGGAGCGCATCCAGGACACGGATGGCCTTTGACCAATCGCGCAAGCGGCAGAAATTGGCAAGCTCCACTCGCTCGGACACGGCGGGGGAACCCATCGGAACCGGAGGAGGTGACCGACGGAGCTGAGCTGCGAGGGATCGAGGAAAAGTAGACACAGAGTTCTTGTTCCTTTCTTCGTTTCAACGGCTTGGTCGTGGAGTGAGAGACACGGAGAAAGGGAAGCAAGGTCATCGTGTCTGGTGAATTATTTTCAGCTCCTCAAATTCTCATGTTTGATCAATTTACgtcctaaattttatatattacccATTGACGCCacttaaattcttttttttttctttagacCATTGATATCATTAGCATATTGACTAAAACTAATATCGCCCCATCGTGGGCTTCTCCTTGGTCATGAGTTGTCTCTAAATGAGTTTCAAATCCCTACACTACAGATGAAATCTGTCTATGATGAACTAAGTTTGTTGCTGATTtacttttttgtattttataaaaGCACAATTTTGATATAGAATGAGAGTAATTTCCAACACAAATGCTCGATTTTGGCACTTTATTCGGTATAACACTCAAagctttttgaattttgagaAGTTGCATTCATTTATGCCTTTCGCACaaagaaaacatatataaatactaCTAAATCATAACACAAATTATACAGTTTAATTTCATTTCGTATCAATTTTTATGGAcatcataatatataatccTTTCAGGTGAGTAACAGTACATATGATATGATTCTTATTTCAACATTCAAGTAAGTAGGAGGGGAAAGGATCAGTTATGGAAGCTTTCGACAAGTTAGAGAAGATGGTATTTGTGCGGCTTTGGGTGAGGCGGAAGATTTGGTGAAAAGTGAAAGAGAACTGCAATTTCAAGGGGTGACATAGTTATAGATGGATGTTAGGGGTGTAGGTTTCATCAAGTGAAGTTTCAGTGTGAAAAAACCCTAAGAGGTTTGAAGTAGCGATTAAGATGCGCCTAAGTTCGCACCCGATCCCGGGTTCGAATCCTCTTGAGGCTATCGAAGCGCCTATGGCGTGATTACTTGCTCTGTGTGTCGCCGGGGGTTCACAGAGCCCCGAGAATTAGTCGGACGAAACCTGAACACCCCGggttagccaaaaaaaaaaaagtttcagcATGAAATGAGTTGTAAAGTTTAGGGTGCTAACAGATCaggtggaaaaaaaaagaagaaaatttgtgGCCCAAATGTAAATGTACTTATGAGTTGGAAGTATGCCGGGCAAATGGTGAAGAATAAAAGccaaagggaaaaggaaattCATGTTCCCGAACTTTTCACTGCAGtggttttaaaaaataagcaaaaatGACCTGGAAAAATAATGTGAATTTCatcacatatatagatatgtatatatatatatattttgtgcaAAAGGTTAAATATTATTTCCAActaaaaaaatcagaaaacaCAATTTAATTGCTGAAAAAAATGAGCCTCAACATTTtcctaataaaattttcacatttcaCGAATATTTAAGATTTATGCTATATTTGTTATGAAgaatacaaaaatatataaaacgAATTACGGCActattttacttatttattcagcaaaaaatattcttttacTTGTTTGGTCACTATGTATCAATAATTTCTTCCTCtatttcactctttttttctttttcttttttttttgtgcgaTTCATAATACCCGGAAACCCATTTGGGTCAtgattaatccagtcgagctGGGTCGGctcactaaggggtaaagctctctCGGCGTGAATTTTATCCATTCATAAGACTTGAACTTGATACCTTATTTAAGGAGAACAAACATTGAACAGCTTAAACCAATCCACGTTgatcactcttttttttttctatatgaacttaattaaattttcaagcattaaataaaaaaaaccctCCAAATAAATCATTTGTTAAGATTTATTGTGATCAAATTCAGGACCacattaattttgtaattatctGAGCATAAATTTATTGGCGAAATCACTGAGCATATCTTAACCTATTgattgatattattattattattattattttttttttttgtgtaaggattgattgatattaatttaatttaggcATCGCCTTGACCCGAATACATGGGcaagcatatatattttgtcCTTCTTGATGTTCACTGAACCTTGGTTATAAAAGTTCTCCATCAGCTCGTTACCTTCTGTGAACTTCCTCTTCAGGATTAGGAATTGGAATTGAACAAGAGTTCCATCCAAGACCATGCAAGACTATATACAAGGAGATCAAACAAACTTCGGAATCGAAAGATTTGTCGGGAGTACATCCCGCGCGTTACTTGTCGCTACTCATAGTTGTAGCTCGAGAGTTTCAAACACACATCGGGTTTCGGAAGATGGAAAACAAAATCATACGAGTATGTTGATACGATACTAATACATTACATATACACACATTGGTTGATCATGCTGCGATGTTGAACCGGATATGTCGGAGCAGCACTGGGATGACAATCTCCGGGGAGCTCAGTTGCGGGAGATGGCCATCCGAGGGCATGACCTCGACAATTGACTCTCCTCCCAGGTGCTCGTGCAGGTACTCCGAGACACCCACTGGGACTGCCAGATCCTTCATGCTCTGGATTATGTGGCAGGGGACAGTGACCAGCCCCAAGTACGGCCTCATGTCGCTCTGGAATATTGTCTGCGCTATACACAGGGCTATGTCGGGCCGCATGTTGAACAGCGTCCGGCAAAACTCCTGGACAGCCACCGAGTCCATGTCTCCACCAACTGCCAGAGGAGCGAAGCCCGCGACCCAGGCTTTATAGTTCTCTCTAATTGCCTCGAACAACTGCTCCAGATCCTCTTGCTCGAAGCCTCCATAGTAGTTGGGATCGTTAATGTACCTGGTCATCAATAGTTAGTCATCCAGCCAGATGAGCCTATATCCTTCTTTTGGTTTAAACTACGAGCTAAGGCGAAAACTTTTTTCCAGGCAAAATTAACTGTAAATCACATGTCGTCTGACATAGCGTGTTATCAAtcgagaatatatatatatatagagagagagagagtagttAGACTTTATACTTGCCGAGTTGTGCAAGATCACAAGGTATTCAGAGCCTAATTGTCGTTTGGAAATTAATGTAAACGAAAGTGGGGAAGGGACTTCGCAGGATTGACTAGTAGCGGCAAAAAagcggaaaaaagaaaaaggaatcaGAACATTATTTTCTTCTACCTGGGAGAGCCAGCAAGCATGACAATCTTGGCGAAGAGCTCAGGCCTGGAAATGGAAGCTATCACTCCGATCATGGCGGATAGCGAGTGGCCGACGAAGATGCATGACTCGATCCGGAGCTCCTCCAGTATCGCCAGCAGATCCCACCCGAACCCTTCCAATGACGAGTACCTGAAATCGAGCATGAATTAACTCTCAGATTGAAATGAACTAGCAGCCGGAGCCTTAGGTTATTACTAGTTAAGCCATGTGGGTATATAAATATCTCATGGCTACTTCATCAAAGAATCTTATGTTTTTATAGGGAGCTGCATCTGAATATCTGATGCGATAAATTACCGGTCGAAGTCAAAATAGTCAGGGTTGGTGGTTCCAGCGCCCATGTTGTCGTAGAGGATGACCCGGTATGAGTCGATGAGGTGGGGCACCAAGTGCTTCCACACCGACTGGTCAGTCCCGAACCCGTGTGCAAGCACTATGGTCTGAGCGCCTTCACGGGTCGAGCCCAGGACCTTCACGTTGTGAGCTTCCTCAACTATACCCATTGATATATTATAGGTCTCCTCTTCTCCAGGAGGAGCTTCCTTATGATTCTCACTTGAATAGTTTGGTCTCCTCTTCGCCACCCCTCTCCATATCaatgacaaatatatattggtAGAACGTGTCTATATTTTTTCGtcatatatttgaaaatagtCTTATCTCTTGTGGACCAGTTAAAGTAGATCATTTATATCGTTTTTAACGTATATTAACGGTAATCACTATTTACCGgtttcttaattatttaattcgaACGACAAACCTGAAGTAGATGAGCAACCGAATTCTTGTCGTATTAATTTATAGTAAGATATATGAGAAGGGGGTGACAATTAAGATGGCTTGACTCTGGTTTGTATGTCTCTATCAGTGTTTGCGTGGTGGCTGGGGAGAGTTAAAAAGTGATGAAACGGCAGTATGTGTATTCCCTTTTGGGTTTCAATGAAAAGGCTTCGATCATATAGATAGAATGCCCTACATCACACGTATTAATTGATGTCCACTctatcaaaatttcaaaaatgctGGATCGCCGACTTTTCTTGCGCACAAGTGACATATTGATGATACGATTAACAATCGGGGCGAAATTTATACATTCCTTTCGAAACCAATGGCTTTCTTATACTATAACCACGTAATCACGTACATATCGGTTCACTTACAAGAGATCGAGTAGTTATATTATGTTGataacacacacacacatatatatatatatataatatacacgACGTTATTCTAAATGTATGCTTCTAATTAttccttgatatatatatatatatatatatatatcttttatgtttttgtctcaacaatattattttttaggtttttttttaattattgtcAATCTACATTGTCAATCTACATTGGTTAACGTCAATTACAGTACTGTATCATGACATGCGTGTATTAATTGATATTTATATCTTCTTCATTCATACGGAAAATTTATGAACATAAAGTGGTAATTCGTTGCTCTCAGGAGGTTCCATCACATCGGGTGGATAGGAATTCAAAGTGGTAGCACCGGCTATCATACCAGTTGTGTGAGATACGTGGGGTTCCTTTCTTTGATGATGACTCGGTTGGTTATAATCTGATAACTTCCACCGCCCCAATATTaattgcatttgttttgattttctttccttttcttgatGACGATGAACTTGTTTTGTATTCTATTTTTATacgagaaagaaaaatgtaagaaataaaaaaaaaatgatcattTTATTTGTGAAAGTCAATGCAAAACCACCATTGGTGGGTCCGACCAGTCGAAACATCGATCAAGCATTGCAAGTTCAAGTAGATTCTCCAAAGCTTTGAGCCTAAAACACAAGAGATTCTCGCCTTGTCTTCACTCTCTCTGCTTGTTCCAAATGCATTAGATTGAGCTAACTTTTTTCACAtgacatatatgtatatagaatAATTAAGATTATACGTGTACGACGTCATGCATTATGTAGAAGGATTGTAATAATTAATCGGGTATAATAGGAACATAATGCAATGCAATAAGACGTTAACCACTGTTAGTTGAGACTGTTTTGGAAACAGAAAAATTCCTGATTTATTCTGTGATTGGTCAGAAATCGATTATTTTAAGACGTAAAATGCGTTTAAAAACTACAATATAGGATGGTAAGTTCGCGAACTATATCCTTTATTAGCGGACTTTAACTGTTGTGCGAGGTGCGGAATCTATTATGCTCTTCGTAAATAGGTTTCTCAAGTCTTCGAGTCCCCAACAGAAGCAAATAATGTTACTACAAAATGAAATAAGCGGCTAAAAGGGTCTTTGTTCCTATAAAAAGGGAAAGACGAGAAGATATTAATCTTCATGCATATGTCTCCCTAGGAACCTCTGGTGTCTCCGCGATTACTACACGGACCTAGGCATGCAATATCCTAAACTAGCAAGTGATTCGGAATTATTATGTCAAAGTTAATGGTAGAAGAccagaaataaataataaataataaatatatataaagaaaaaaataaaataatagtcGATATAAATCTAATGTAAGATCTCATATTTGAATattgtgaatagaaaaaattcacgctATGAGAGTTTTAATGAGTTGATTCGattcgaactgaattagttgagACTCTTTTAAATACCATAGTGCACAcctaaaaaaacaaaaaaaagaagaagaagaagacaaaagcATGAATTAAAGCTAGCGCGATGACGCTTCTGCTAATCCGCTGATATATCTGCTCTAGCTAATATCAGATTCTCATATAGAGAATTAACGATGAGGAAGCAATATCACCGCATTTATCAAACTAATAAATCACATAATACGCGTCAAACAACTCAAGATTATAGATTATAGTTAAGCCAGTCATtcctcaaaattattttagcaAATGAATCCGAGAAACAAGTCCCGtgtatgtatttttatttttattttttggttacCATGTATATATGGTTTTGTACGATCGAGGCTCCATTGAATTTATTCTCGGATAGAGCCAAAACTTCAACATAAAAACCGGCAGCCATCAAACACGAAAGAGCGTCTGATATGGCAGTGTTTCGTGTATCAATATCCTTGGAACCCTTCAAATTGGACCCCACCAGACCTTATCTTCTTATCCAAGACTGGGATCGAACCAAAAGAAGGTGGCGATAAGAGGCCAAAATTTTTTTCAGAGTCTTTATTCAATCACGTATATTAtccattattatatatgtaatgtaATCCATGTTAACTATATAAACATCTATCTTTTCGAGCAAAATTATGGAAGTTTTTCATACCCTGATGTTTTTTTGGTATGAATTTTATGTTGtctcaataatataatttattatatcatatattttaatcaaattagTCCCTTATAACATCAATATGGTCCATCGTAACTCTAGCAACGCCTAACAAAGGGAccaaagtgaaaaaaaaaaagaaggagatCCAATTGATATTATAAAAGACTGAATTGATGTTGCgaaaggaccaaattgatgctcAGGGACTAATCCCTCGTAACTCTAACAACGCCTAACAGAGGGAccaaagtgaaaaaaaaataggggaTCCAATTGATGTTATAAAAGACCGAATTGATGTTGCgaaaggaccaaattgatgctcAGGGACTAATTTGATCTTATAGGGAACCAATTTAATATTACTAGGAACTAACTTGATGCGGATTTCATCGAATGAACCCGATTGATGCAATTTGAGTATCTGAGGGACCAAATTGCTAGTTTACActaatatctatctatctatctatatagaCTATATAAACATCTATCATTTTGAGCATTGTGAACAACAGTACGAAAGTTTTTCAGACACTCACGTCtcactttatatatatatatatatattatcttaataatttaattatgttCACATACGATTTATTATTAggtaatataaaattataaaagataaattatttaattccttaaaaatagaaagaagtgatttgtccaattaattttttctttctgtgGTAGAATCCCTCAGTAATCTCCTCGTCAAAACGATCTGTCTTGCTACCTTCCTCTCAAAGTACATAAACACATAAAACCGATGAATATATTTCTTTCCTCTTTAGTCAATTCAATGAGATCATAATCATTATTCTttatatgtattatttttcaatcttaacataaattttcttttacaacTAATATTATCAATCAACATcgtattttcttttcttaatattagTTTTCCTCTATCACATCCTATAGCAAAAGACGAAGATATAAAGGAGTAAACACATTTTTATAATAGTAACAAGTATTCTTTTAGAATGAACAttgtaataaaattattttattagtaaattaGTGAAATAAGGATAAAAATATGACTCGAATATGCAGGGGCCAACTCTCTACCTATACTATTgggtatgtatatacatagtGTAGACATGATTACCGAACATGTAATTTTAAACATATCGAtggaaattaatataatacatTAGAGGGATCATGAGTCAGGACtactattttttctttttttggtaaaaataACACATGAACCGACGATTTAAATGATCTTAACCCATTTCCctttataaaattgaaaaaaaaagtgcaaaatttaaagaCGTGTCTGAGCCCGGGTTTGAAACGGGGACCTCTAGTGTGTGAGAACTAAACTTTATAAACTAATTTTTGGTATgagaaaattgtaaaatttttcttttaagagATTGGGTATGGCTTCCACCAACGGCTCAAAATCAGTTACATTATATAAAACTTAGGGAACGAGACGAGAATCCACGGAAAATCACTTTTTTTGAAATTCTCAACTTGTGATTAATCGTTTTCTATGACTGATAGTAAAATTTAATTCCTATCGAAAATCGGGAGTAAATCTCAAAAGAATTCCttggaaaaattttaaaaaaaattctgtcATATATGATTTGCTCAAAGCTCGGGCTTTCACCTGGTTGAAATAAGTTTTGTTTGATATATCAGTGAcctttaaatattataatccAATTTTCCATTCTTTCCACAGTTCTATCTCTTCCCCTATATTAACTCTCTTCCCCTCCCTCTTGCTACTGCCCCGTCTCCCTGGTCTCTTGTTGTTATTAGTAAAAAGGAACATTTTCCCTCAgttctgaaaaataaataaaaagcatACACATCCTAGCAATTTAAAAGCAAGACGACGGGTAAAGTGATTAACTTAGATTTAAACTCATGAGCGTTGAAACACTTCTTTTTAATCTATAAAATCAAAGTGTGTTTCTGatgtgaaataaataaatatatatatccgaaaatattaaacaaataaatcaaaaaattcTCTTGCTAAGCTCACTAGAAAAAAAACAACCGCTAATGTTTATAACAGACAATTTAGcttatcaaataaaaataataattaacaagAAATGacacagaaaaaaaaggaaattaaattCATG
The sequence above is drawn from the Punica granatum isolate Tunisia-2019 chromosome 5, ASM765513v2, whole genome shotgun sequence genome and encodes:
- the LOC116206769 gene encoding probable esterase KAI2, which produces MGIVEEAHNVKVLGSTREGAQTIVLAHGFGTDQSVWKHLVPHLIDSYRVILYDNMGAGTTNPDYFDFDRYSSLEGFGWDLLAILEELRIESCIFVGHSLSAMIGVIASISRPELFAKIVMLAGSPRYINDPNYYGGFEQEDLEQLFEAIRENYKAWVAGFAPLAVGGDMDSVAVQEFCRTLFNMRPDIALCIAQTIFQSDMRPYLGLVTVPCHIIQSMKDLAVPVGVSEYLHEHLGGESIVEVMPSDGHLPQLSSPEIVIPVLLRHIRFNIAA